In Fundidesulfovibrio putealis DSM 16056, a genomic segment contains:
- the tkt gene encoding transketolase yields MSANNEMDRKAVAVIRGLIMDTTRKANSGHPGGPMSSADVAYVLFKEFLRFSPDDHTWFNRDRFVLSAGHESALLYSLLTFQGLLNLDDLKNFRQWKSRTPGHPEVHLTPGVEATTGPLGQGFAMSVGMAAAETMLRARLGADICDHHTYVLASDGDFQEPICLGAASLAGHWGLGKLIAFYDSNQIQLSGPTKRSDCTDYKKVFEGFCWHVIEIDGHDHEAIRGAIRAAQAETERPTLIICHTIIAKGTATREGDFETHGAPLPADEIAATKTKCGLNPAECFSLPQDSVEHFRVRFPELRSQAAEWNRTLETRLDKDPAFLDLWRVMKRSPGNRSFKWPAFEPGSKIATRSAWGKCLEALVDQLPILVGGSADLDPSNMTVKFREMVGNFGPENPLGRNLAFGVREFPMGAIVNGIALHGGLIPFGATFLMFSDYERNALRMSALQHLPALHIFTHDSFHLGEDGPTHQPIEHVSALRLIPNMLVMRPSDANETALCLETALQQTSRPTCLMLSRQNLPTMDPAVYPAVVDGAKKGGYVLRDAPGGKPDLIILVSGSEAPMALAAAEALTERKVRVVNMPCMELFDEQPQLYKDEVLPPECSCRVAVEAGRPELWYKYVGCGSLVLGLTHFGDSAPAEVLAKEYGFTAENLVAQIRARLA; encoded by the coding sequence ATGTCCGCGAACAACGAGATGGACCGCAAAGCAGTCGCCGTCATCAGGGGCCTCATCATGGACACCACCCGCAAGGCCAACTCCGGCCACCCGGGCGGGCCGATGTCTTCCGCAGACGTCGCCTATGTCCTTTTCAAGGAATTCCTCCGTTTCTCCCCGGACGACCACACCTGGTTCAACCGCGACCGCTTCGTGCTCTCGGCGGGACACGAGTCCGCCCTGCTCTACAGCCTGCTGACCTTCCAAGGTCTCCTGAACCTGGACGACCTCAAGAACTTCCGCCAGTGGAAATCGCGCACGCCCGGCCACCCTGAGGTGCACCTCACCCCCGGCGTCGAGGCCACCACCGGCCCGCTGGGTCAGGGCTTCGCCATGTCCGTGGGCATGGCCGCCGCAGAGACCATGCTGCGCGCCCGCCTCGGCGCGGACATCTGCGACCACCACACCTACGTGCTGGCCTCCGACGGCGACTTCCAGGAGCCCATCTGCCTGGGCGCGGCCTCCCTGGCCGGACACTGGGGACTGGGCAAGCTCATCGCTTTCTACGACTCCAACCAGATCCAGCTCTCCGGCCCCACCAAGCGCAGCGACTGCACCGACTACAAGAAGGTGTTCGAGGGCTTCTGCTGGCACGTGATCGAGATCGACGGCCACGACCACGAGGCCATCCGGGGGGCCATCCGCGCAGCCCAGGCCGAGACCGAGCGCCCCACGCTCATCATCTGCCACACCATCATCGCCAAGGGCACGGCCACCCGCGAGGGCGACTTCGAGACCCACGGCGCGCCCCTGCCCGCCGACGAGATCGCTGCCACCAAGACCAAATGCGGCCTGAATCCCGCTGAGTGTTTCTCCCTGCCCCAGGACTCTGTGGAGCATTTCCGGGTCCGCTTCCCCGAGCTGCGCTCCCAGGCCGCAGAGTGGAACCGCACCCTGGAGACCCGGCTGGACAAGGACCCGGCCTTCCTGGACCTGTGGCGCGTGATGAAGCGCTCGCCCGGCAACCGCTCCTTCAAGTGGCCCGCCTTCGAGCCCGGCTCCAAGATCGCCACCCGCTCCGCCTGGGGCAAATGCCTGGAAGCCCTGGTTGACCAGCTTCCCATCCTGGTGGGCGGCTCGGCGGACCTCGACCCCTCCAACATGACCGTCAAGTTCCGCGAGATGGTGGGCAACTTCGGCCCCGAGAACCCCCTGGGACGCAACCTCGCCTTCGGCGTACGCGAGTTCCCCATGGGCGCGATCGTCAACGGCATCGCCCTGCATGGCGGACTGATCCCCTTCGGGGCCACGTTCCTCATGTTCTCCGACTACGAGCGCAACGCGCTGCGCATGTCCGCCCTGCAGCATCTGCCCGCGCTGCACATCTTCACCCATGACTCGTTCCACCTGGGCGAGGACGGCCCCACGCACCAGCCCATCGAGCACGTCAGCGCCCTGCGGCTCATCCCCAACATGCTGGTGATGCGCCCCTCCGACGCCAACGAGACCGCGCTGTGCCTGGAGACCGCCTTGCAGCAGACCAGCAGGCCCACCTGCCTGATGCTCAGCCGCCAGAACCTTCCCACCATGGACCCGGCAGTCTATCCCGCCGTGGTGGACGGAGCGAAAAAGGGTGGCTACGTGCTGCGCGACGCCCCCGGCGGCAAGCCGGACCTGATCATCCTGGTCTCCGGCTCCGAGGCGCCCATGGCCCTGGCCGCCGCCGAGGCCCTGACCGAGCGCAAGGTGCGCGTGGTCAACATGCCCTGCATGGAGCTCTTCGACGAACAGCCCCAGCTCTACAAGGACGAAGTGCTGCCGCCTGAATGCTCCTGCCGGGTGGCCGTGGAGGCCGGACGCCCCGAACTCTGGTACAAGTACGTGGGCTGCGGCAGCCTGGTGCTCGGGCTCACCCACTTTGGTGACTCCGCACCCGCCGAGGTGCTGGCCAAGGAATACGGCTTCACCGCCGAGAACCTGGTCGCGCAGATCCGCGCCCGCCTGGCCTAG
- the rpiB gene encoding ribose 5-phosphate isomerase B → MSTPVIFGSDHAGFALKEQLKTFVAKMGHEVVDVGTDSLSSCDYPLFAFKLCDLVLEKNCLGILICGTGMGMSMAANRRPGIRAALCANEYLARMTRLHNNANVLCLGERWVGPGLGEAIAETFLKTQFEGGRHLRRIELFDTI, encoded by the coding sequence ATGAGCACCCCCGTCATATTCGGTTCCGACCACGCCGGATTCGCTCTCAAGGAACAGCTCAAGACCTTCGTCGCCAAAATGGGGCACGAGGTGGTGGACGTCGGCACGGACAGCCTGTCCAGCTGCGACTATCCCCTCTTCGCCTTCAAATTGTGCGATCTCGTTCTCGAAAAGAACTGTCTTGGCATACTTATCTGTGGTACGGGCATGGGCATGTCCATGGCAGCCAACCGGCGTCCCGGCATCCGCGCGGCGCTGTGCGCCAACGAGTACCTGGCGCGCATGACCCGCCTGCACAACAACGCCAACGTCCTCTGCCTGGGCGAACGCTGGGTGGGGCCAGGGCTTGGCGAAGCCATCGCCGAAACTTTCCTGAAAACTCAGTTCGAGGGCGGACGCCACCTGCGCCGCATCGAACTCTTCGACACCATCTAA
- the glpX gene encoding class II fructose-bisphosphatase, which yields MEAPDRNLALDLVRVTEAAALASARWLGKGDKNAGDGAAVDAMRLCFDSINIQGVIVIGEGEKDEAPMLFNGESVGSGTGPAMDVAVDPVEGTRLLAYGRPNAISVVGCAPKGSMFDPGPSFYMQKLVVPSQAKDAVDLDAPVQDNLLGIAKALDKDVDDLVVFVLDKPRHSKLIADIRATGARIQLHTDGDVAGSLMALDPKDMVDVMMGTGGTPEGVLSACAIRAVGGQMLARLDPQSEEERNNLLDAGFDLKRVLTAEELVSSGDTFFAATGISGGKWLEGVSFSGHGAVTHSLVLRGKTGTVRRIESHHTWDKLMAFSSVKYD from the coding sequence ATGGAAGCACCCGACCGCAACCTCGCCCTTGACCTTGTCCGCGTGACCGAAGCAGCCGCCCTGGCCAGCGCCAGATGGCTCGGCAAAGGCGACAAGAACGCCGGGGATGGGGCCGCCGTGGACGCCATGCGGCTGTGCTTTGACTCGATCAACATCCAAGGAGTCATCGTCATCGGCGAAGGCGAAAAGGATGAAGCCCCCATGCTCTTCAACGGCGAATCCGTCGGTTCCGGCACCGGCCCGGCCATGGACGTGGCCGTGGACCCGGTTGAAGGCACGCGGCTGCTGGCGTATGGCCGCCCCAACGCCATCTCCGTGGTGGGCTGCGCTCCCAAGGGCTCCATGTTCGACCCCGGCCCCAGCTTCTACATGCAGAAGCTGGTCGTGCCCTCGCAGGCCAAGGACGCCGTGGACCTGGACGCACCGGTTCAGGACAACCTCCTGGGTATAGCCAAGGCCCTGGACAAGGACGTGGACGACCTGGTGGTGTTCGTTCTGGACAAGCCCCGGCATTCGAAGCTCATCGCGGACATCCGGGCCACCGGGGCGCGCATCCAGCTGCACACCGACGGCGACGTGGCCGGTTCGCTCATGGCCCTCGACCCCAAGGACATGGTGGACGTGATGATGGGCACGGGCGGCACCCCCGAAGGCGTGCTCTCGGCCTGCGCCATCCGCGCCGTTGGCGGGCAGATGCTGGCCCGGCTCGATCCCCAGTCCGAGGAGGAGCGCAACAACCTGCTGGACGCTGGCTTCGACCTGAAGCGCGTGCTCACCGCAGAGGAACTCGTCTCCAGCGGCGACACCTTCTTCGCGGCCACGGGCATCTCCGGCGGAAAATGGCTCGAGGGCGTGAGCTTCTCGGGGCACGGCGCGGTGACGCACTCGCTGGTCCTGCGCGGCAAGACCGGCACCGTCAGGCGCATCGAGTCCCACCATACCTGGGACAAGCTCATGGCTTTCAGCTCCGTGAAGTACGACTAG
- the infA gene encoding translation initiation factor IF-1, producing the protein MAKEDGIEIAGVVQEALPGTVFEVKLETGQTVLAYLCGKMRKFRIKILPGDSVKVMMSPYDLTKGRITFRAK; encoded by the coding sequence ATGGCCAAAGAAGACGGCATCGAAATAGCCGGCGTGGTTCAGGAAGCCCTTCCCGGAACTGTGTTTGAAGTCAAGTTGGAGACCGGGCAGACCGTTCTGGCCTATCTCTGCGGCAAAATGCGCAAGTTCCGTATCAAGATCCTTCCTGGAGACTCTGTCAAGGTGATGATGTCTCCCTACGACCTGACCAAAGGCCGCATCACTTTCCGCGCGAAATAG
- a CDS encoding tetratricopeptide repeat protein — MKRFGLTALSLALAISGCAQNKGKDAQTSRLDNLEAGFSRFQEQQRARDADIDSKLRDIASRLDRLNSGQPPVQAGKAQTPKAPASAQRPGKQPIVAGQIIPLAPQQNAGAPQPAAQAAPQAIPQAAGQPLPPGKPAKPMTSPASQPAAQPLPASQGQQAAAIPQTAPQPAASPLRPHVVTVNDLPRPGQPLAMSPAPQPKQPVPLESARHGKGKAPRQAAPQAASAQPLAPAPQPLTPAAPAPQPVPATPAAPLPPAVPGASGGPVAQPPAADIQEQLLYTEALRSVSANRNDEGRKKFNDFLAKYPSSSKTPEVLFWIGESYMGDKSYNQAVMSFKEVTTRFPKDPKSGESLFRIADAYERLGDKSNAVFHLKLLVDEHPNSEFVGKAKQKLKQLGQ, encoded by the coding sequence GTGAAACGATTCGGCCTGACCGCCCTGAGCCTGGCGCTCGCCATTTCCGGCTGCGCCCAGAACAAGGGCAAGGACGCCCAGACATCCCGGCTGGACAACCTGGAAGCAGGCTTCTCCCGTTTTCAGGAGCAGCAGCGCGCCAGGGACGCCGACATCGACTCCAAACTGCGCGACATCGCCTCCCGCCTGGACCGCCTGAACTCCGGCCAGCCGCCCGTGCAGGCCGGAAAGGCCCAAACTCCCAAGGCACCTGCCAGCGCCCAACGCCCCGGAAAGCAGCCAATAGTGGCCGGGCAGATCATCCCGCTGGCCCCGCAGCAGAACGCAGGCGCGCCCCAACCAGCTGCTCAGGCCGCGCCGCAGGCTATTCCCCAGGCCGCTGGACAGCCACTGCCCCCAGGAAAGCCTGCCAAACCGATGACATCGCCCGCCTCCCAACCAGCGGCGCAGCCCCTGCCCGCTTCGCAGGGGCAGCAGGCCGCAGCAATCCCACAGACAGCTCCCCAGCCAGCAGCCTCGCCCTTGAGGCCGCACGTGGTCACGGTGAATGATCTCCCCAGGCCGGGCCAGCCCCTGGCGATGTCCCCGGCCCCGCAGCCAAAACAGCCAGTCCCTCTGGAATCCGCGCGCCACGGCAAGGGCAAGGCCCCCCGGCAGGCGGCTCCCCAGGCCGCATCCGCGCAGCCGCTCGCACCGGCCCCGCAACCCCTGACGCCAGCCGCTCCGGCTCCTCAGCCCGTCCCTGCAACTCCGGCTGCCCCGCTCCCCCCGGCCGTTCCCGGAGCCTCCGGCGGCCCCGTGGCCCAGCCTCCGGCAGCGGACATACAGGAACAACTCCTCTACACCGAAGCCCTGCGTTCGGTATCGGCCAATCGCAACGACGAAGGCCGCAAGAAATTCAACGACTTCCTGGCCAAGTACCCCTCCTCCAGCAAGACGCCCGAAGTCCTGTTCTGGATCGGCGAGAGCTACATGGGCGACAAGAGCTACAACCAGGCCGTGATGTCCTTCAAGGAAGTGACCACCCGCTTCCCCAAGGACCCCAAGTCCGGCGAGTCGCTCTTTCGCATCGCCGACGCCTACGAGCGCCTGGGCGACAAATCCAACGCCGTGTTCCACCTGAAGCTTCTGGTGGACGAGCATCCCAATTCGGAGTTCGTCGGCAAAGCCAAACAGAAATTGAAGCAGCTGGGCCAGTGA
- a CDS encoding NADase-type glycan-binding domain-containing protein, which produces MPALLLLLMIFSACPAWAQKSQVSLPLSFQIDASGNAESGANLARLVNPSNTQGVALGEWIEFDFGRPMVITGVTVVNGWSESGTHRQYGRIRNAVLSFKDGATVSLTFKDTDKPQSLAFSGKGQTLRLAVASVYPGSASTVPYLTRISFMGYDPGVQQVRLTGRFEGCVRSGSSSNVGGEDDPFYYCARFRADDGNIYGCLDDLCFHPRNLVNVHLKVTGLVKPGNVLEVIEATPVGQDPLPVGKGKAKKR; this is translated from the coding sequence ATGCCCGCGCTCCTGCTCCTTCTCATGATTTTTTCGGCCTGTCCGGCCTGGGCTCAGAAATCCCAGGTCTCCCTGCCCCTGTCCTTTCAGATCGACGCTTCCGGGAACGCTGAATCCGGGGCGAACCTGGCCCGTCTGGTGAACCCGTCCAACACCCAGGGCGTGGCGCTCGGGGAGTGGATCGAGTTCGATTTCGGCAGGCCCATGGTCATCACGGGGGTCACCGTGGTGAACGGCTGGTCCGAATCCGGAACGCACCGCCAGTACGGGCGCATCAGGAACGCTGTCCTGAGCTTCAAGGACGGCGCGACGGTCAGCCTCACCTTCAAGGATACGGACAAGCCCCAGAGCCTGGCCTTCTCGGGCAAAGGCCAGACACTTCGTCTGGCCGTGGCGTCCGTGTATCCGGGGAGCGCGTCCACCGTGCCGTATCTTACCCGCATATCCTTCATGGGATACGACCCCGGCGTGCAGCAGGTCAGGCTGACAGGACGCTTTGAAGGGTGCGTGCGCAGCGGGTCCAGTTCCAACGTGGGCGGTGAGGACGATCCCTTTTACTACTGCGCCCGTTTCCGCGCCGACGACGGAAATATTTACGGCTGCCTGGACGATCTCTGCTTCCACCCCCGCAATCTGGTCAACGTGCACCTTAAAGTGACGGGGCTTGTAAAGCCGGGCAACGTGCTGGAAGTGATCGAGGCCACGCCCGTGGGGCAGGACCCCCTGCCCGTTGGCAAGGGCAAGGCGAAAAAGCGTTAG
- a CDS encoding OmpA/MotB family protein: MSKNKPAPIIVKKEDESHAGAHGGSWKVAYADFVTAMMALFLLLWLTMALKPQQKEQISVFFQDQDLPKRDRPQETVVLPTYIAKDVQQGTPQFKLSQEEKLQYEVALMIKQLMENNPNLKKNSGVSSDKVGVLLHVNNAVMFQPGSPQLKPEALKLLDDVVSVMKKIKVDLVVRGHTDDVEAGNGGNMSKFELSAMRAASCVRYIVEKGGIPSTRVKAAAYADSNPIAPNTSDQNRAINRRVEFLYHSQEMANLY, encoded by the coding sequence ATGTCCAAGAACAAACCGGCGCCGATCATCGTCAAGAAAGAGGACGAATCACACGCAGGAGCCCACGGCGGAAGCTGGAAGGTTGCCTACGCGGACTTCGTCACGGCCATGATGGCGCTGTTTCTGCTGCTCTGGCTGACCATGGCCTTGAAGCCCCAGCAGAAGGAACAGATCTCCGTCTTCTTCCAGGACCAGGACCTGCCCAAGCGCGATCGCCCGCAGGAGACCGTGGTGCTGCCGACCTACATCGCCAAGGATGTGCAGCAGGGCACGCCCCAGTTCAAGCTCTCCCAGGAGGAGAAGCTCCAGTACGAGGTCGCCCTGATGATCAAGCAGCTCATGGAAAACAACCCCAACCTGAAGAAGAACTCCGGCGTGAGTTCGGACAAGGTCGGGGTGCTGCTGCACGTCAACAACGCCGTGATGTTCCAGCCGGGCTCGCCGCAGCTCAAGCCCGAAGCCCTCAAGCTGCTGGACGACGTGGTCAGCGTGATGAAAAAGATCAAGGTGGACCTTGTGGTGCGCGGCCATACCGACGACGTGGAAGCGGGCAACGGCGGCAACATGTCCAAGTTCGAGCTCTCCGCGATGCGAGCGGCCTCCTGCGTGCGTTACATCGTGGAGAAGGGGGGCATCCCCTCCACCCGGGTCAAGGCCGCCGCCTACGCGGACAGCAACCCCATCGCCCCCAACACCTCCGACCAGAACCGCGCCATCAACCGCCGGGTGGAGTTCCTGTACCACTCCCAGGAAATGGCCAACCTCTATTGA
- a CDS encoding RNA recognition motif domain-containing protein, with protein MAKKLYVGNLPFSASEDDVRDYFAPYGEVISVALITDRETGRLRGFGFVEMNDEGALAAVEALDGQSFQGRNLKINEAQERPRRQYNDNPRSGGGGRRPW; from the coding sequence ATGGCCAAGAAACTTTACGTCGGCAACCTTCCCTTCTCCGCTTCCGAAGACGATGTCCGTGATTACTTCGCCCCCTACGGCGAGGTGATCTCCGTTGCCCTGATCACCGATCGCGAGACCGGTCGCCTTCGTGGCTTCGGATTCGTCGAGATGAACGATGAAGGTGCGCTTGCCGCCGTTGAAGCCCTGGACGGCCAGAGCTTCCAGGGTCGCAACCTGAAGATCAACGAAGCTCAGGAGCGTCCCCGCCGCCAGTACAATGACAACCCCCGCTCCGGTGGCGGTGGCCGTCGTCCCTGGTAA